Within Paenibacillus albicereus, the genomic segment CTACTGCGAGATCGACGAGTAATCGACAGTTCGATCCCGATTGCGAATGGGCAATCCCATGTTGTTATGCTAGCATTATTTTATCGACACAATGTCTACCATGCAAGCGACAGGATTCCCTCTTAACGGGCCAGATCTTCATCATCCCGAGCATGGGGGCGGTCACGAATGTTACGGAATCCACCCCCTATCTGTACCTGATGATCCGGACCATCCTGTTGCGGGTCGGATTGAATCGCCGCCTTCCTGCTGTCGCTGTTCATGCCGAACCGCAAAGCTTCGGCCGCCAAACCGCAGACGGTCGAGGAGCCGGCAGCGTCGCAAGCGAAGGAACAAGCCTAATGACGAATCAAGGGAGAGATCCGCGTGTTCAAGGATAGAGATAAGGCCATCGTTCGTTTCTCAGGAGAAAAAGAGGCACTGCGCGCGGTATCGTCCCTGCTCGTGGATCGCGAGGTCGACTTCGTCTTCCACAAGGATAAAGGTGGATATCTAAGGACGATCGATATGCTGGAGAGAAAAGCGTGGATCGCCTTGCATAAGGAGCTTGCGGAGAAGCACCCTGCGCTTGAAATCAAGCTATGGTAAGTCGTTCCCCCGGCCGCCGAACCGAACAAGCCGCTGCGGATCGCTCCGCAGCGGCTTGTTTTGGTCCTGAGCGGACCTGCGACCTGGACTCCGTTCAATTGATTTCCAAGTAATCCAAGAAGACGTCCCACGTCCCGTTGTCCGACGTGCAGACGAGCTGGATTTCCTGATTGCCCGTGCCGTGGCTCACGTTCGAGATCGTATAGACCGCCGGATAGCTGTCTCCGAAGTAGAACGTGCCCTTAGTCACGCCTCCGATCTTCAGGTCGACTCTCGCCATCGTCGAGTTGCTCGAAGCCCCGCGCAAGGAGAAGCTGTGCGTGCCGGTCGTGAAGTTCTGCGTGAATTTCACCAGATCGTTGTTGCCGTACAGCGCGACTCCGGTGAACGGCGAGCTGATGTTCGACGTGTAGGAGCCGCCCTTGGTCATGGCTTCGGCTTCCACCTTCGTGGCGGTTCCCGGCGTCCCTCCTCCGCCCCCGCTGCCGCCGATCGACAGCGTATGGCTCGTGACGTTCGCGCTGCCGCTGCTCTGGTACCCCTCGACCGTCAAGGCGACTTCGTACATCTTGCCCATCGTCATGCCGAGGCTTTCCCACTTCTTGAAGTGCTCGCTGACCGAGATCGTCCCTCCGGAACGCTTCGCCTGACGGACGCTCCAGTACTGCTTGAACGTCGCCGTGCCGATGATCGAAGGCTGGTTCACGCGCGTCGTCTCATAGATGTCGTAC encodes:
- a CDS encoding glycoside hydrolase family 11 protein, with amino-acid sequence MKRGRTKLFLTLMLSLALALPATVAHAATTITSNQTGTQDGYDYELWKDSGTTSMTLNSGGTFSAQWSGINNALFRKGKKFDSTKTHGQIGTISINYNATFNPGGNSYLCVYGWTKDPLVEYYIVDNWGTYRPTGTFKGTISVDGGTYDIYETTRVNQPSIIGTATFKQYWSVRQAKRSGGTISVSEHFKKWESLGMTMGKMYEVALTVEGYQSSGSANVTSHTLSIGGSGGGGGTPGTATKVEAEAMTKGGSYTSNISSPFTGVALYGNNDLVKFTQNFTTGTHSFSLRGASSNSTMARVDLKIGGVTKGTFYFGDSYPAVYTISNVSHGTGNQEIQLVCTSDNGTWDVFLDYLEIN